One genomic window of Mercenaria mercenaria strain notata chromosome 2, MADL_Memer_1, whole genome shotgun sequence includes the following:
- the LOC123564250 gene encoding sulfate transporter-like isoform X1 encodes METEKERLVCGFGENIANGPTKTITLKRQLYTLETFAEKYKDEGTKSSVFENIKKSMRCSKRKAGKILGSYLPIIGFIRSYKLKQYILGDVLSGFTVSFMHLPQAMGFGILASLRPIHGLYSTFFPVLVYLLFGTSPYISFGTNAVMALLTQTVVEREADSFIASFANTNASRPTEDEIMDVKIGASMACCVLVGIFLTGMGLLKLGIITTYLSVSFVGGFTTAAAFHIASSQVPKIFGIKVKTFAGAGKLVLMYIDLFSKITQTKFAEIIIAVICIIVLLLVKICVNERYNTKMKMPIPIDLIVVVIGTIVSHFAKFVDVFGVKIVGEIPSGFTMPALPNFDHASSFVSDAFVMAILSLAMSISMAKLCANKHGLPIDDNQELIAYGASNFVSGFFCCFPSATAPPRTMILSSLGARTTLNAIATSVFFLLVILVIGQLFVSLPLSVLAAMIIVSMKDLLLQYRNLPKIWNVNKYDFIIWVVTNSVSILGDLNYGIIAGVGISIFLTVVQDQLSTGHLIGLSKAEDIALRYTDGKNMREIEGVKIFKIPTNLYFATAERMKFQIFRQILHPKKYLKKFRKLETMAKIVDEETVDVKNNISIENVGNPSFARLYVKLKSLVLDCSMVNYIDMAGIAALQQIIKEYKTVQVDVYFVAITDNVCATLEAGEFFKTFPKSSVFVDVFDAISMINSQDFDSSVS; translated from the exons ATGGAAACAGAAAAG GAGCGGTTAGTTTGCGGTTTTGGTGAGAATATAGCCAATGGACCAACGAAAACAATTACTCTTAAAAGACAGTTGTACACACTTGAGACATTTGCTGAAAAATACAAAGACGAAGGAACAAAATCGagtgtatttgaaaatatcaagaaATCAATGCGATGTTCAAAGAGAAAAGCTGGAAAGATTCTTGGATCGTACCTTCCAATTATTGGGTTTATACGTTCCTATAAACTGAAGCAATATATCCTTGGAGATGTTTTGTCCGGATTCACAGTCAGTTTCATGCACCTTCCACAGGCTATGGGGTTTGGCATTCTCGCCTCACTGCGACCTATCCATGGACTCTACTCCACATTCTTTCCCGTGCTTGTTTACCTGCTGTTTGGAACATCGCCGTATATATCATTTGGAACGAACGCTGTCATGGCTTTGCTTACACAGACAGTGGTTGAGAGAGAAGCTGATTCTTTTATAGCGTCATTTGCAAATACAAACGCATCACGGCCTACTGAAGATGAAATCATGGACGTTAAAATTGGAGCTTCTATGGCATGTTGTGTACTCGTCGGTATATTTCTTACGGGAATGGGGCTCTTGAAACTTGGTATAATAACTACCTATCTGTCTGTATCTTTTGTTGGCGGGTTCACTACGGCGGCTGCCTTCCACATCGCGTCTAGCCAAGTCCCTAAAATATTTGGAATTAAAGTGAAAACGTTTGCTGGAGCGGGTAAACTTGTGTTAATGTACATAGATCTGTTCAGTAAaataacacaaacaaaatttGCCGAAATTATCATTGCTGTGATCTGCATCATTGTACTTCTTCTTGTGAAGATATGTGTCAATGAACGTTACAATACCAAAATGAAAATGCCAATTCCAATTGATCTCATCGTGGTAGTTATTGGAACAATAGTATCTCACTTTGCAAAATTCGTGGATGTTTTTGGCGTGAAGATTGTCGGAGAAATACCTAGCGGGTTCACAATGCCGGCTTTACCTAACTTTGATCATGCAAGCAGTTTTGTGAGCGACGCTTTCGTGATGGCGATATTGTCCCTTGCTATGAGTATTTCAATGGCGAAACTCTGCGCGAACAAACACGGTTTGCCAATTGATGATAATCAAGAGCTGATAGCGTATGGTGCCTCAAATTTTGTATCAGGTTTTTTCTGTTGTTTCCCTTCCGCAACAGCGCCACCTAGGACAATGATACTGAGTTCACTTGGTGCGAGGACCACGCTAAATGCCATTGCTACTTCCGTGTTTTTCCTGTTGGTTATCTTGGTTATTGGACAGCTGTTTGTTTCGCTGCCACTCAGTGTTCTTGCTGCAATGATTATTGTTTCTATGAAAGATCTGCTATTACAATATagaaatttacccaaaatatggAATGTTAACAAATATGACTTTATCATTTGGGTCGTGACAAACTCTGTCAGTATTCTTGGAGACTTGAATTATGGCATAATTGCAGGCGTAGGAATTTCAATATTTCTCACTGTAGTACAAGACCAGCTATCTACCGGCCACTTGATTGGACTCTCTAAAGCTGAAGATATCGCGCTCAGATACACGGACGGCAAAAATATGAGAGAAATAGAAGGGGTCAAGATCTTTAAAATTCCAACAAATCTATATTTTGCAACCGCAGAAAGAATGAAGTTTCAAATTTTCAGGCAAATTTTACATcctaaaaagtatttaaagaagTTTCGCAAACTTGAAACTATGGCCAAGATTGTTGATGAGGAGACAGTTGATGTAAAGAACAATATTTCAATCGAGAATGTTGGGAATCCTTCTTTTGCTAGATTGTACGTCAAGCTGAAGTCGTTAGTACTTGATTGCTCAATGGTGAATTACATCGACATGGCAGGGATAGCAGCTCTACAACAAATTATCAAGGAATACAAAACAGTACAAGTAGATGTCTATTTTGTTGCTATCACAGATAATGTGTGTGCAACTTTGGAAGCAGGCGAATTTTTTAAGACCTTCCCCAAGAGTAGCGTTTTTGTTGATGTGTTTGACGCTATTTCAATGATAAATTCGCAGGATTTCGATTCATCCGTATCATGA
- the LOC123564250 gene encoding sulfate transporter-like isoform X2, producing the protein METEKERLVCGFGENIANGPTKTITLKRQLYTLETFAEKYKDEGTKSSVFENIKKSMRCSKRKAGKILGSYLPIIGFIRSYKLKQYILGDVLSGFTVSFMHLPQAMGFGILASLRPIHGLYSTFFPVLVYLLFGTSPYISFGTNAVMALLTQTVVEREADSFIASFANTNASRPTEDEIMDVKIGASMACCVLVGIFLTGMGLLKLGIITTYLSVSFVGGFTTAAAFHIASSQVPKIFGIKVKTFAGAGKLVLMYIDLFSKITQTKFAEIIIAVICIIVLLLVKICVNERYNTKMKMPIPIDLIVVVIGTIVSHFAKFVDVFGVKIVGEIPSGFTMPALPNFDHASSFVSDAFVMAILSLAMSISMAKLCANKHGLPIDDNQELIAYGASNFVSGFFCCFPSATAPPRTMILSSLGARTTLNAIATSVFFLLVILVIGQLFVSLPLSVLAAMIIVSMKDLLLQYRNLPKIWNVNKYDFIIWVVTNSVSILGDLNYGIIAGVGISIFLTVVQDQLSTGHLIGLSKAEDIALRYTDGKNMREIEGVKIFKIPTNLYFATAERMKFQIFRQILHPKKYLKKFRKLETMAKIVDEETVDVKNNISIENVGNPSFARLYVKLKSLVLDCSMVNYIDMAGIAALQQIIKEYKTVQVDVYFVAITDNVCATLEAGEFFKTFPKSSVFVDVFDAISMINSQDFDSSVS; encoded by the exons atggaaACAGAAAAG GAGCGGTTAGTTTGCGGTTTTGGTGAGAATATAGCCAATGGACCAACGAAAACAATTACTCTTAAAAGACAGTTGTACACACTTGAGACATTTGCTGAAAAATACAAAGACGAAGGAACAAAATCGagtgtatttgaaaatatcaagaaATCAATGCGATGTTCAAAGAGAAAAGCTGGAAAGATTCTTGGATCGTACCTTCCAATTATTGGGTTTATACGTTCCTATAAACTGAAGCAATATATCCTTGGAGATGTTTTGTCCGGATTCACAGTCAGTTTCATGCACCTTCCACAGGCTATGGGGTTTGGCATTCTCGCCTCACTGCGACCTATCCATGGACTCTACTCCACATTCTTTCCCGTGCTTGTTTACCTGCTGTTTGGAACATCGCCGTATATATCATTTGGAACGAACGCTGTCATGGCTTTGCTTACACAGACAGTGGTTGAGAGAGAAGCTGATTCTTTTATAGCGTCATTTGCAAATACAAACGCATCACGGCCTACTGAAGATGAAATCATGGACGTTAAAATTGGAGCTTCTATGGCATGTTGTGTACTCGTCGGTATATTTCTTACGGGAATGGGGCTCTTGAAACTTGGTATAATAACTACCTATCTGTCTGTATCTTTTGTTGGCGGGTTCACTACGGCGGCTGCCTTCCACATCGCGTCTAGCCAAGTCCCTAAAATATTTGGAATTAAAGTGAAAACGTTTGCTGGAGCGGGTAAACTTGTGTTAATGTACATAGATCTGTTCAGTAAaataacacaaacaaaatttGCCGAAATTATCATTGCTGTGATCTGCATCATTGTACTTCTTCTTGTGAAGATATGTGTCAATGAACGTTACAATACCAAAATGAAAATGCCAATTCCAATTGATCTCATCGTGGTAGTTATTGGAACAATAGTATCTCACTTTGCAAAATTCGTGGATGTTTTTGGCGTGAAGATTGTCGGAGAAATACCTAGCGGGTTCACAATGCCGGCTTTACCTAACTTTGATCATGCAAGCAGTTTTGTGAGCGACGCTTTCGTGATGGCGATATTGTCCCTTGCTATGAGTATTTCAATGGCGAAACTCTGCGCGAACAAACACGGTTTGCCAATTGATGATAATCAAGAGCTGATAGCGTATGGTGCCTCAAATTTTGTATCAGGTTTTTTCTGTTGTTTCCCTTCCGCAACAGCGCCACCTAGGACAATGATACTGAGTTCACTTGGTGCGAGGACCACGCTAAATGCCATTGCTACTTCCGTGTTTTTCCTGTTGGTTATCTTGGTTATTGGACAGCTGTTTGTTTCGCTGCCACTCAGTGTTCTTGCTGCAATGATTATTGTTTCTATGAAAGATCTGCTATTACAATATagaaatttacccaaaatatggAATGTTAACAAATATGACTTTATCATTTGGGTCGTGACAAACTCTGTCAGTATTCTTGGAGACTTGAATTATGGCATAATTGCAGGCGTAGGAATTTCAATATTTCTCACTGTAGTACAAGACCAGCTATCTACCGGCCACTTGATTGGACTCTCTAAAGCTGAAGATATCGCGCTCAGATACACGGACGGCAAAAATATGAGAGAAATAGAAGGGGTCAAGATCTTTAAAATTCCAACAAATCTATATTTTGCAACCGCAGAAAGAATGAAGTTTCAAATTTTCAGGCAAATTTTACATcctaaaaagtatttaaagaagTTTCGCAAACTTGAAACTATGGCCAAGATTGTTGATGAGGAGACAGTTGATGTAAAGAACAATATTTCAATCGAGAATGTTGGGAATCCTTCTTTTGCTAGATTGTACGTCAAGCTGAAGTCGTTAGTACTTGATTGCTCAATGGTGAATTACATCGACATGGCAGGGATAGCAGCTCTACAACAAATTATCAAGGAATACAAAACAGTACAAGTAGATGTCTATTTTGTTGCTATCACAGATAATGTGTGTGCAACTTTGGAAGCAGGCGAATTTTTTAAGACCTTCCCCAAGAGTAGCGTTTTTGTTGATGTGTTTGACGCTATTTCAATGATAAATTCGCAGGATTTCGATTCATCCGTATCATGA